Proteins encoded together in one Bacillota bacterium window:
- a CDS encoding carbohydrate ABC transporter permease — MGRKRKDAMLLNLAKHIILTIAAIVVLFPLLWIILQSFKSSFDAIAIPPKFIFKPTLQNYIATLHRHGFLSAFRDSLIVGLGSVVITLLVGTPFGYALSRFRFRGREDIGFFVLSTKMMPPIVVIVPFVRIFHYLGISDTYIGLILAGILVNLALVVWMMRGFFMGIPQELEEAAMVDGCSQVGALRSIVVPLVAPGLVATAMLSFLFAWNEFIFALSLTSFNVRTLPVYMATEFVGYLAVDWGGLSAAGVLAILPGLVFIIAIQKHLVRGLTFGAIK; from the coding sequence TTGGGAAGGAAAAGAAAGGATGCCATGCTCTTAAACCTAGCTAAGCATATTATTTTAACAATAGCGGCGATAGTGGTCTTGTTCCCGTTACTTTGGATAATTCTACAATCGTTTAAGAGCTCCTTTGATGCCATTGCTATCCCACCCAAATTCATTTTTAAGCCTACTCTCCAAAACTACATTGCAACGCTACATAGACATGGATTTCTTTCTGCATTTCGAGATAGCTTAATTGTAGGACTTGGTTCGGTTGTCATTACTTTACTAGTGGGCACCCCCTTCGGCTATGCCCTATCTCGTTTTAGGTTCCGCGGACGAGAGGACATTGGTTTCTTTGTGCTTTCTACAAAGATGATGCCCCCTATAGTGGTTATCGTTCCATTTGTTCGCATCTTCCACTACCTTGGTATAAGTGACACCTATATAGGATTAATACTGGCTGGTATCCTGGTGAACCTAGCCCTCGTAGTTTGGATGATGAGGGGCTTTTTTATGGGTATACCTCAGGAACTCGAGGAAGCAGCAATGGTTGACGGTTGCTCCCAGGTTGGAGCATTAAGAAGCATTGTTGTGCCTTTAGTTGCACCGGGTCTTGTTGCGACTGCAATGTTGAGTTTTCTATTCGCCTGGAATGAATTTATATTTGCCTTGAGCTTAACGAGTTTTAATGTTCGCACCCTGCCAGTGTATATGGCGACGGAGTTTGTGGGCTACTTGGCGGTGGATTGGGGAGGATTGTCGGCAGCCGGGGTTCTCGCCATATTGCCGGGATTGGTCTTCATTATTGCTATCCAGAAGCATCTCGTTCGGGGTCTCACATTTGGAGCGATAAAGTAA
- a CDS encoding sugar ABC transporter permease: MSFILGLGLALILNSIGKGVAIYRTIFILPIAVSPVVTGLTWNMLLNPLYGVVNYLIGLFGIRPLGWTTDIALALPSVIMIDVWQWTPFMMLILYAGLQMLPKEPFEAALIDGASPFQCFWSVTIPLLKPIMAIALIFRGLEAFKAFDVIYTITKGGPGHATETWIIRAYLESFRFHRLEVGAVIGVIMLIVTLIICKRVVRVLDQ, from the coding sequence ATGAGTTTCATCCTGGGATTGGGTCTGGCACTTATTCTAAACAGTATAGGTAAGGGCGTAGCTATCTATCGTACCATCTTTATTTTACCCATAGCGGTAAGCCCGGTGGTAACAGGCCTTACCTGGAATATGTTATTGAATCCACTTTACGGGGTTGTAAACTACCTAATAGGATTATTTGGCATAAGACCTCTAGGCTGGACTACAGATATAGCCCTGGCGTTACCTTCGGTGATCATGATCGATGTATGGCAGTGGACGCCATTCATGATGCTGATCCTGTATGCAGGGCTCCAGATGCTTCCTAAAGAACCATTTGAAGCGGCCCTGATCGACGGCGCCTCGCCATTTCAATGCTTTTGGTCTGTTACCATCCCGCTGCTAAAGCCGATTATGGCAATTGCTTTGATCTTCCGTGGACTTGAAGCATTTAAGGCATTTGATGTGATCTACACCATAACTAAGGGAGGTCCTGGTCACGCAACGGAAACCTGGATCATCCGGGCTTACCTGGAGAGCTTCCGTTTCCACAGACTGGAGGTCGGGGCCGTAATAGGCGTGATAATGCTAATAGTGACCCTCATAATATGCAAGAGGGTTGTGCGCGTCCTTGATCAATAA
- a CDS encoding sugar ABC transporter substrate-binding protein produces the protein MRRLVHVSLVCCFIIMVVLVSGVWAAQPIPGEFSQNINWKQFSGQTIDVLFSIHPWQEAIEPLIPQFEKLTGIEVRVTKLPEQEFLTKVPADMTAGIFGFDVFMSQYYDAPKYTLEKWTEPLDDYLTNPALTDAKWYDWQDFFPGARAVATVGASYKDRIPITAEAQVLVYRKDIFDQLGLNVPDTFDELLDAAKTIQQKTKLYGITIRGGQDLWWPMYGVVRSYGGDYMTIKDFKSHINSPGSKAGVEMYLKLLQYTPPGVTSFGWDEINTAMITGRAAMVLDSSVIYSRLEDPKRSTVAGKIGIAPFPKGPVGRIAHSHYWSISLNPKSKKKAAGWLFIEWATSKQIQLQLALKGVLAPRSSVWGDPGFAKTFPKDFVDSVATTLKTAVISPANMRFFEMMDVVRAEVQEAFSTKKAPDLASVDKAWQKMLAEIKASK, from the coding sequence ATGAGAAGACTGGTCCACGTAAGTTTGGTTTGCTGCTTTATCATCATGGTGGTACTGGTATCTGGCGTGTGGGCGGCGCAACCAATACCCGGCGAATTTAGTCAAAATATAAATTGGAAGCAATTCTCTGGACAGACAATCGATGTATTATTCTCGATTCACCCGTGGCAAGAAGCAATTGAGCCCTTGATCCCACAATTCGAAAAGCTGACAGGTATAGAGGTCCGTGTTACCAAGCTGCCGGAGCAGGAATTTTTGACCAAGGTCCCGGCGGACATGACTGCGGGTATATTTGGTTTTGATGTATTCATGAGCCAGTACTATGATGCTCCTAAATATACCCTTGAAAAGTGGACTGAACCCCTCGACGACTATCTCACCAACCCAGCTTTGACTGATGCCAAGTGGTATGACTGGCAGGATTTCTTCCCGGGGGCGCGGGCGGTCGCGACCGTTGGTGCTTCTTACAAAGACAGAATACCTATAACTGCGGAGGCGCAGGTCCTTGTCTATCGCAAGGACATATTTGACCAGCTGGGTTTGAATGTTCCAGATACCTTTGATGAATTGCTTGATGCTGCTAAAACAATACAGCAAAAGACCAAGCTCTACGGCATTACAATACGGGGTGGCCAGGACCTGTGGTGGCCGATGTATGGCGTTGTTCGTTCCTATGGCGGAGATTATATGACGATAAAAGACTTCAAATCCCACATCAATTCCCCGGGGAGCAAAGCGGGAGTGGAGATGTACCTGAAGCTACTTCAGTATACACCCCCAGGGGTGACATCATTCGGCTGGGATGAAATCAATACAGCTATGATCACCGGAAGGGCTGCCATGGTCCTTGACTCTTCTGTAATCTATTCCAGGCTTGAGGATCCAAAGCGTTCCACCGTAGCTGGCAAGATAGGTATAGCTCCATTTCCAAAAGGGCCGGTCGGGCGTATTGCCCATTCGCACTACTGGTCGATCTCACTCAACCCGAAATCAAAGAAGAAAGCCGCCGGTTGGCTCTTCATAGAATGGGCAACGTCCAAACAGATCCAACTGCAGCTGGCATTGAAGGGTGTACTCGCCCCGCGGAGCTCTGTGTGGGGAGATCCTGGCTTTGCTAAGACATTCCCCAAGGATTTTGTCGATAGCGTAGCGACAACCCTTAAGACGGCCGTGATCTCACCTGCCAACATGCGATTCTTTGAAATGATGGATGTTGTCCGCGCCGAGGTGCAGGAGGCTTTCTCCACCAAGAAAGCGCCCGACCTCGCTTCGGTAGATAAGGCATGGCAAAAGATGCTTGCGGAGATCAAGGCAAGCAAGTGA
- a CDS encoding extracellular solute-binding protein: MIDKASTIPYYLQVKEALLKDIAEGKYRPGDKIPAEVELCSIYGVSRPTIRQAFDDLEREGLLRREKGRGTFITQPGIRVKTRLTFLAPDFHANLIGRPLAEEFMRLHEDIQINVISAPYEAVHEHFYTEFIHHAGHTDIIMVPFSLMPEYVLGGKLEVLDPYIQESGLDFSRDYLKGPDGRPVIDHTCAFYIPGVGERRFGIPVQNDVYVLLYRKDLFSKYGLQAPRTPDEYAHAARVLTNSVDESGGHIPFGTALNAKRTGADLAEDFIGFLWAFGGDLFDSDLVPIVNSPAGRRALEFYKSLLEFSPPQSVNHSVFDGVKIMAEGDVAMMMNWSSLIGCLENPDYSEVAGKLGYALFPPECPQVAGWELAIPYDSQHKAEAFEFIKFATGASPDVARVYMNQGVIPYWLSIVQDSTFNKRNPCAGVIERAWRKGRGWGRYREARALMEVTSLYGSHALTGVMGVEDALEEMAKVYSTLIKKDVEFRRVVKSSRLHELSMRAMG; this comes from the coding sequence TTGATAGATAAAGCTAGCACAATACCTTATTACCTTCAAGTGAAAGAGGCCCTCCTGAAGGATATCGCTGAGGGGAAATATCGACCTGGAGATAAAATTCCCGCAGAAGTGGAGCTCTGCAGCATATACGGAGTGAGCAGGCCCACCATACGCCAGGCGTTTGACGATTTGGAGCGTGAAGGTCTGCTGCGACGCGAGAAAGGGCGTGGAACCTTCATAACGCAGCCGGGGATCCGGGTTAAGACTCGCCTTACCTTTCTCGCCCCGGATTTTCATGCAAACCTGATAGGGCGCCCGTTAGCCGAGGAGTTTATGCGCCTTCACGAAGATATCCAGATCAACGTGATCTCGGCTCCATACGAAGCTGTTCATGAGCATTTTTACACCGAATTTATACACCACGCCGGGCATACTGATATAATCATGGTCCCATTTTCGTTGATGCCTGAGTATGTCCTCGGCGGCAAGCTGGAGGTTCTCGATCCATATATACAAGAATCAGGCCTGGACTTCTCTCGCGATTATCTCAAAGGACCTGATGGTCGCCCGGTTATCGACCATACTTGTGCTTTTTACATACCTGGCGTCGGCGAAAGAAGATTCGGGATACCAGTGCAGAATGATGTGTACGTGTTGCTTTACAGGAAGGACCTGTTTTCAAAGTATGGTTTGCAGGCGCCGCGAACGCCTGATGAATACGCTCACGCTGCGAGGGTGCTTACCAATTCGGTTGATGAAAGCGGGGGGCATATCCCCTTCGGAACAGCGCTCAACGCCAAGCGAACCGGCGCTGATCTTGCGGAGGACTTCATAGGCTTTCTCTGGGCATTTGGAGGCGATCTCTTCGATAGCGATCTGGTCCCTATCGTGAATTCGCCGGCGGGACGGAGGGCCCTGGAGTTTTATAAGTCTCTACTCGAATTCTCACCGCCCCAGAGCGTCAACCACAGCGTCTTTGATGGCGTGAAGATAATGGCCGAAGGCGATGTGGCTATGATGATGAACTGGAGCTCTTTGATAGGATGCCTCGAGAACCCGGATTATTCTGAGGTGGCCGGCAAGCTTGGGTATGCCCTCTTCCCGCCCGAGTGCCCTCAGGTCGCCGGCTGGGAGCTCGCCATACCATATGATTCCCAGCACAAGGCTGAGGCGTTTGAGTTCATCAAGTTTGCAACGGGTGCTTCGCCTGATGTCGCAAGGGTTTATATGAACCAGGGCGTCATTCCATATTGGCTTTCCATCGTCCAGGATTCGACATTTAACAAGCGAAACCCATGCGCAGGCGTGATCGAGCGGGCGTGGAGGAAGGGGCGGGGCTGGGGACGTTACAGGGAGGCAAGGGCATTGATGGAGGTTACCTCTCTTTACGGCTCCCATGCCTTGACCGGGGTAATGGGGGTTGAGGACGCCCTTGAGGAGATGGCCAAGGTCTATAGCACCCTTATTAAAAAGGATGTGGAATTCCGCCGGGTTGTAAAAAGCAGCAGATTGCACGAGCTCTCGATGAGGGCGATGGGATAG
- a CDS encoding beta-glucosidase, with protein sequence MNQYEFPRGFLWGVATAAYQIEGAPAEDGKGESIWDRFSHTPGNILNGDTGDVACDHYHRYRDDVRIMRDLGVTAYRFSISWPRVLSTGKGQVNRKGLDFYSRLVDLLLEADIKPAVTLYHWDLPQALQDKGGWVNRATTDYFAEYASIVFNELGDRVPMWITHNEPWVTAYAGHALGVHAPGLKDLPSAIQVSHHLLLSHGKAVQAFRDLGIKEGRIGITLNLHPVYPASSEESDTTVARRADGTSNRWFLDPIFKGAYPEDIWELFKEKVRAPKMEEGDFELIGSPVDFLGVNYYFRNVVRALGPDDEGDASPLDRIIGGAPVRPEGKYTEMGWEVYPEGIYDLLTRIRRDYGDVPLYITENGAAYEDRVNEAGKAEDDDRLDYIKAHLIQVHHAIGDGVNVAGYFVWSLMDNFEWAYGYSKRFGLIYVDYRTPDRDRTWKKSAFWYRDVIKNNAVTIKD encoded by the coding sequence ATGAACCAGTATGAATTCCCCAGAGGCTTCCTGTGGGGCGTTGCAACGGCTGCGTATCAGATCGAGGGAGCGCCAGCCGAGGATGGAAAGGGCGAGTCGATATGGGACCGCTTCAGCCACACGCCCGGCAACATCTTGAACGGCGACACGGGCGATGTGGCCTGCGACCACTATCACCGGTATCGCGACGATGTTCGCATCATGAGGGACCTCGGCGTGACGGCCTATCGTTTCTCCATCTCATGGCCGCGCGTGCTGTCAACAGGCAAGGGCCAGGTCAACCGCAAGGGCCTCGACTTTTACAGCCGCCTCGTGGACCTGCTCCTCGAAGCAGACATAAAGCCCGCCGTTACCCTGTATCATTGGGACCTGCCGCAGGCGCTACAGGATAAAGGGGGCTGGGTCAACAGGGCCACAACAGACTATTTTGCAGAATATGCCTCCATAGTCTTCAACGAGCTCGGAGACAGGGTCCCGATGTGGATCACCCACAATGAGCCGTGGGTGACCGCCTACGCCGGCCACGCCCTCGGCGTGCACGCGCCGGGGCTCAAAGATCTCCCATCTGCGATCCAGGTATCCCATCACCTGCTGCTCTCCCACGGCAAGGCAGTCCAGGCCTTCCGCGACCTGGGGATAAAGGAGGGCAGAATCGGGATAACGTTGAATCTTCATCCCGTATACCCCGCATCTTCAGAAGAATCGGATACGACCGTCGCCCGGCGGGCGGACGGCACTAGCAACAGGTGGTTTCTGGATCCGATCTTCAAAGGCGCCTACCCTGAAGACATATGGGAACTGTTTAAGGAGAAGGTCAGGGCCCCCAAGATGGAAGAAGGGGATTTTGAGCTGATCGGGTCCCCGGTGGACTTCCTCGGCGTAAACTACTATTTCAGAAACGTGGTCCGCGCTCTCGGACCGGACGACGAAGGCGACGCAAGCCCGCTGGACCGCATAATCGGAGGCGCGCCGGTGCGGCCCGAAGGCAAGTACACTGAGATGGGCTGGGAGGTGTACCCTGAAGGCATCTACGACCTTCTCACGCGAATCCGGCGCGACTACGGCGACGTGCCGCTCTACATCACTGAAAACGGAGCCGCCTATGAAGACCGGGTCAATGAGGCGGGCAAGGCAGAGGACGACGACCGCCTCGATTATATTAAAGCCCACCTCATCCAGGTCCACCACGCGATAGGGGACGGCGTTAATGTCGCCGGGTATTTCGTATGGTCGCTGATGGATAATTTTGAATGGGCCTATGGCTACAGCAAGCGCTTCGGGCTCATCTACGTTGACTACCGCACGCCCGACCGCGATCGCACTTGGAAGAAGAGCGCCTTCTGGTACAGAGATGTGATCAAGAATAACGCGGTGACCATAAAGGATTAA
- a CDS encoding methyltetrahydrofolate cobalamin methyltransferase: MLLVGERINGLFKDVARAIQERNPEPIRALAVAQRDAGAHFLDINTGPAVEDPVEVMGWLVKTAQEAVDLPISIDSMNIEAIRAGLRVHKGRALINSTTGERAKLEAILPLVKEHNAYVIGLAMNEKGVPKDANDRCAIAMEIVAAADEYGIPTTDLFIDPLILPVSVAQEHAVEVLETIRQVKLLADPPPRTLVGLSNVSQKTKNRSLVNRVFLVMAMAAGLDGAILDVTDAELMDAMATARILLNKEVYCDSYLQVARRAGGM, encoded by the coding sequence ATGCTTTTGGTGGGAGAGCGAATAAACGGGCTATTCAAGGACGTGGCCCGGGCTATTCAGGAGCGCAACCCCGAGCCGATAAGGGCCCTCGCCGTGGCTCAGAGGGACGCCGGGGCGCATTTCCTTGACATAAACACGGGACCTGCCGTGGAAGACCCGGTGGAGGTAATGGGGTGGCTTGTCAAGACCGCCCAGGAGGCTGTGGATCTTCCAATCTCCATCGATTCCATGAACATAGAGGCCATAAGGGCTGGCCTCCGTGTGCACAAGGGGCGGGCACTAATCAATTCCACAACGGGGGAGAGGGCGAAGCTCGAGGCGATCCTGCCCCTCGTAAAGGAGCACAATGCCTATGTAATAGGCCTTGCGATGAATGAAAAAGGCGTCCCGAAGGACGCCAACGACCGCTGCGCCATAGCCATGGAGATCGTTGCAGCAGCCGATGAATACGGCATACCTACCACGGACCTCTTTATAGATCCTCTCATCCTCCCGGTGAGCGTGGCGCAGGAGCACGCTGTGGAGGTTCTGGAAACCATAAGGCAGGTCAAGCTCCTGGCTGACCCTCCGCCGCGCACACTCGTGGGATTGAGCAACGTGTCCCAGAAGACGAAGAATCGCAGCCTCGTAAACAGGGTCTTCCTCGTCATGGCGATGGCGGCCGGCCTCGACGGGGCGATCCTGGACGTGACAGACGCCGAGCTCATGGACGCGATGGCGACGGCGAGGATCCTCCTTAATAAGGAGGTTTACTGCGACTCTTACCTCCAGGTGGCGCGGAGGGCCGGGGGCATGTAA
- a CDS encoding acetyl-CoA decarbonylase/synthase complex subunit delta has product MAVEILKERWTGKVREVTIGAKKDAGGTRASVVTLGGATGLPFLHFEGTMPNPPGLALEVFDMVPEEWPATLVEPYKDVLGNPVEWAQKCVEEYGADLVLIRLVSADPDLKNSSPDDAVKTVTAVRDAVGVPLIVVGCGDPDKDNQVMPAVGEALAGENCLLGIAKQENYKSLVATCMVNKHNIIAQSPLDINICKQLNILITEMGLPAENIVIDPMSGALGYGIEYCYSIMERVRLGSLQGDKMLAMPVVIFAGQEAWRAKEAKETEDAFPEWGPETMRGPLWEMMTASTLLQAGADLIVLRHPLALEKLREHIAGLMADAGQ; this is encoded by the coding sequence ATGGCGGTCGAGATCCTGAAGGAGCGATGGACGGGCAAGGTGCGTGAGGTCACCATAGGTGCCAAGAAGGATGCCGGGGGAACGCGGGCGAGCGTGGTTACGCTCGGGGGCGCGACGGGTCTACCGTTTTTGCATTTTGAAGGCACGATGCCGAATCCGCCGGGGCTTGCGCTCGAGGTATTCGACATGGTCCCCGAGGAATGGCCGGCGACCCTGGTGGAGCCGTATAAGGATGTACTGGGCAATCCGGTAGAGTGGGCGCAGAAGTGTGTTGAGGAGTATGGCGCTGATCTTGTATTGATCCGGCTTGTGAGCGCTGACCCTGACCTCAAGAATTCCAGCCCCGACGATGCGGTGAAAACCGTGACGGCTGTGAGGGATGCGGTGGGCGTGCCCCTGATCGTGGTGGGGTGCGGCGACCCAGACAAGGATAACCAGGTGATGCCTGCCGTGGGGGAGGCGCTCGCCGGCGAGAATTGCCTTTTGGGCATAGCCAAGCAGGAGAATTATAAGTCCCTGGTAGCGACCTGCATGGTGAATAAGCACAACATCATCGCCCAGTCGCCGCTGGATATCAACATATGTAAGCAGCTGAACATCCTCATTACGGAGATGGGCCTCCCCGCCGAGAATATAGTCATTGACCCGATGAGTGGGGCCCTCGGCTACGGGATCGAATACTGTTACTCAATCATGGAGCGCGTGAGGCTCGGCTCGCTCCAGGGGGATAAGATGTTGGCGATGCCCGTTGTGATCTTCGCGGGTCAAGAAGCCTGGAGGGCGAAGGAGGCGAAGGAGACGGAGGATGCCTTCCCTGAGTGGGGCCCGGAGACTATGAGGGGACCACTCTGGGAGATGATGACGGCGAGCACCCTCCTGCAGGCAGGGGCTGATCTCATAGTCCTGCGCCACCCGCTGGCCCTCGAGAAGCTACGCGAGCATATAGCGGGGTTGATGGCGGATGCCGGGCAGTAG
- a CDS encoding AAA family ATPase → MAYTIAVAGKGGTGKTTLSALLIRRLLERGGAPIMAVDADPNANLGEALGMKPGPSIAGILSECNRKADSLPSGMTKEAFIEYRLQGSISEGKGVDLLVMGGPEGPGCYCYVNNLLRKMMDSLSGGYKFVVMDNEAGLEHLSRRTTNDVDILLVTSDPTIKGIRSAKRIDDLVGGLSLKVKDRRLVVLKAPGPTGALDDRLRWEIEAAGLRLAGVIPFDPEIEANDINGKSITDLPGDSPAVRAAGELFTGLGL, encoded by the coding sequence ATGGCATATACAATAGCGGTTGCAGGAAAGGGAGGAACGGGGAAAACCACCCTCAGCGCGCTCTTGATCAGGCGCCTTCTCGAGAGGGGCGGCGCCCCGATCATGGCCGTCGACGCCGACCCAAACGCAAATTTAGGCGAGGCCCTGGGCATGAAGCCCGGGCCCAGTATAGCTGGGATTCTGTCCGAGTGCAATCGCAAGGCGGATTCCCTTCCCAGCGGCATGACTAAGGAAGCATTCATCGAATACAGGCTCCAGGGTTCTATCTCTGAAGGGAAGGGTGTCGATCTCCTTGTTATGGGCGGGCCCGAGGGGCCGGGCTGCTATTGTTATGTGAATAACCTGCTGCGCAAGATGATGGATTCCCTGAGCGGGGGGTATAAGTTTGTTGTGATGGATAACGAGGCGGGCCTCGAGCACCTGAGCAGGCGGACTACCAATGATGTCGATATCCTCCTGGTGACCAGCGACCCGACGATCAAGGGGATACGCTCGGCGAAGAGGATCGATGATCTCGTGGGCGGCCTTTCGCTCAAGGTGAAGGACCGGCGCCTTGTGGTGCTGAAGGCCCCGGGGCCGACAGGCGCCCTGGACGACCGGCTGAGATGGGAGATCGAGGCGGCGGGCCTTCGCCTGGCAGGGGTTATCCCCTTTGACCCTGAGATAGAGGCTAACGATATCAACGGTAAGTCAATAACGGACCTCCCCGGGGACTCCCCGGCCGTGCGCGCCGCGGGGGAGCTATTTACAGGGTTGGGGTTATAG
- a CDS encoding DUF4445 domain-containing protein, whose product MSSDKINANECTITFLPDNIKVTVGEGLNLLEAARLAGIEIQSACGGNGACGRCAVIVRSGLVDCPVAARVSGGGDEGEGGHLRVLACQAVVRGDVVVEIPPASRLAGPGEHQIQVLDARGACRPVQDLAQDLTPVFRRIRVKVPEPSLGENASDLSRLYLAIQAAEFKEGARLLHTGLGVLRSLPDVLRNSNWEVTVSLAEMINGFEIAEVLPGAAAAGEPYYGLAVDIGTTTVVTHLIDLSTGRTVDVRGTYNRQVRYGEDVISRIIYADEHGSGEHGAGLRELQGAVVGTINELIAQAVAERGVAPDAIRAMACAGNTTMTHLFLGIVPRYIRLEPYVPAASFVPPVRAGELGLEMHPGALVYCLPGIASYVGGDITSGVLATGIGNSGEIQLLVDIGTNGEMVLGNRDWLLACACSAGPAFEGAGVKFGMRAVRGAIERVEIDPETGEVRCGVIGGVRPLGICGSGLVDCLASLRRAGVIERNGAFNMACNMAYGTAYGAREGKRHTRQRGQRVRRGDEGPEFVLAWGEDSGNSEDIVITESDVKNLIRSKAAIYAGIRVLLKMVGMDLEDISRILIAGGFGNYLDVDRAISIGLLPDLPRERYVYVGNASVKGAELYLLSRKARREAEAIARRMTYLELSAGNDFMDEFVSGLFIPHTDLSLFPTVNDRERMIL is encoded by the coding sequence ATGAGTAGCGACAAGATCAACGCAAATGAATGTACGATAACATTCTTACCAGATAATATCAAAGTGACTGTAGGAGAAGGACTGAACCTCCTTGAGGCGGCCCGCCTCGCTGGTATCGAGATTCAGAGCGCCTGCGGCGGAAACGGCGCGTGCGGGAGGTGCGCGGTGATTGTGAGAAGCGGCCTGGTGGACTGCCCTGTCGCCGCCCGCGTGAGCGGGGGAGGGGATGAGGGTGAGGGCGGGCACTTGCGCGTGCTCGCCTGCCAGGCCGTAGTCCGGGGCGACGTCGTGGTTGAGATCCCGCCCGCGTCCAGGCTTGCCGGGCCCGGCGAGCACCAGATCCAGGTCCTCGATGCCCGGGGGGCTTGCCGGCCCGTCCAGGACCTTGCGCAGGATCTCACGCCGGTATTCAGGAGGATTCGCGTGAAGGTGCCCGAGCCCTCCCTCGGGGAGAACGCCAGCGATTTGAGCAGGCTCTACCTTGCTATTCAGGCGGCAGAGTTCAAGGAGGGGGCCAGGCTGCTGCACACAGGCCTCGGGGTGTTGCGGAGCCTCCCGGATGTGCTCAGAAATTCAAACTGGGAGGTCACGGTCTCGCTGGCCGAGATGATCAATGGCTTCGAGATTGCAGAGGTATTGCCTGGCGCCGCCGCGGCCGGGGAGCCTTATTACGGCCTTGCGGTGGACATCGGGACCACCACCGTCGTCACTCACCTTATAGACCTCTCGACGGGCCGGACGGTGGATGTCCGCGGCACATACAACCGGCAGGTCCGCTACGGCGAGGATGTGATCTCGCGGATCATATACGCGGACGAACATGGTTCGGGCGAACATGGTGCCGGGCTCCGGGAGCTCCAGGGCGCCGTGGTTGGCACGATAAACGAGCTTATCGCCCAGGCTGTCGCGGAGCGGGGGGTCGCCCCTGACGCGATAAGGGCGATGGCCTGCGCCGGCAACACCACCATGACCCACCTTTTCCTCGGGATCGTCCCGAGGTACATCCGCCTTGAACCCTACGTGCCGGCGGCGAGCTTCGTGCCGCCCGTCAGGGCTGGTGAGCTCGGACTGGAGATGCACCCGGGCGCGTTGGTTTACTGCCTTCCCGGGATCGCCAGCTATGTAGGGGGAGATATAACATCGGGCGTCCTCGCCACCGGGATCGGGAATTCCGGTGAGATACAGCTCCTTGTGGATATCGGGACTAATGGGGAGATGGTGCTCGGCAACCGCGACTGGCTCCTGGCGTGCGCCTGTTCGGCGGGGCCGGCCTTTGAGGGAGCGGGGGTTAAGTTTGGGATGAGAGCGGTCCGCGGGGCTATAGAGCGGGTCGAAATAGACCCGGAAACGGGCGAGGTCAGGTGCGGTGTTATTGGGGGGGTAAGGCCCCTCGGCATATGCGGCTCCGGGCTCGTGGATTGCCTCGCCTCGCTGCGCAGGGCGGGAGTGATCGAGCGGAACGGCGCATTCAATATGGCCTGCAATATGGCCTATGGAACGGCCTACGGAGCTCGAGAGGGTAAGCGGCATACGAGGCAACGGGGGCAGCGGGTGCGGCGAGGCGACGAGGGGCCCGAGTTCGTGCTGGCCTGGGGGGAGGATAGCGGCAACAGCGAGGATATTGTGATCACCGAGAGCGATGTCAAAAACCTGATACGTTCAAAGGCCGCTATCTACGCGGGAATCAGGGTTTTGTTAAAGATGGTGGGGATGGATCTTGAGGACATATCCAGGATCCTGATCGCCGGCGGGTTCGGCAACTACCTCGATGTTGACCGGGCCATAAGCATCGGGCTCTTGCCCGACCTGCCGCGGGAGCGCTACGTCTATGTGGGCAACGCGTCCGTGAAGGGCGCGGAGCTTTACCTGCTTTCGAGGAAGGCGCGGCGAGAGGCGGAGGCGATAGCGAGGCGGATGACCTATCTTGAACTTAGCGCGGGAAATGACTTCATGGATGAATTCGTCTCGGGCCTCTTCATACCTCACACGGACCTCAGCCTTTTCCCCACGGTGAACGATAGAGAAAGGATGATCCTCTGA